The proteins below are encoded in one region of Drosophila santomea strain STO CAGO 1482 chromosome 2R, Prin_Dsan_1.1, whole genome shotgun sequence:
- the LOC120445832 gene encoding uncharacterized protein LOC120445832 has protein sequence MCAQDPFTQHQLPHYHKTEHHQCLQQLRMNMEQQDGAPGVRKSATGRTAATSLQIWYILHVILVLIDISSSLTMTEVKIPNHIMRLKSATLGCRYALDGESLYSVKWYKDGHEIYRYVPRDKPPGQSFPLPGVNIDLRNSSDTQILLRRVTLQSSGLYRCEVSGEAPAFNTVSESETMTVVVTPNHGPKITGGQPRYQIGDIVRVNCTSSPSKPVCHLSWLINGEPVQKAHLRQYDKVVVNRDGLEMARLGLEFRVRTFHFKNGDMKLKCVAKISSLYLQSNEESVESDRQHRAPALESRETVAAKSSTIAAAGSKLTSSLILFLPPVILLLLFQNWNWPRNS, from the exons ATGTGTGCGCAGGATCCCTTTACCCAGCACCAGCTGCCACACTACCATAAAACCGAGCACCACCAATGCCTCCAACAGCTGCGGATGAATATGGAGCAACAGGACGGAGCTCCAGGAGTGAGAAAATCGGCCACAGGAAGGACGGCGGCCACGAGTTTGCAGATCTGGTACATCCTACATGTGATACTAGTCCTAATCG ACATTAGCAGCTCGCTGACAATGACCGAGGTGAAGATACCCAATCACATAATGCGCCTGAAGAGCGCCACTCTGGGCTGCCGTTACGCCCTCGACGGGGAGTCCTTGTACTCGGTGAAGTGGTATAAGGACGGTCACGAGATCTACCGCTACGTGCCACGCGATAAGCCCCCCGGACAGTCCTTCCCCCTGCCCGGAGTCAACATCGAT CTGCGTAACTCCTCGGACACCCAGATTCTCCTGCGCCGCGTCACCCTGCAGAGTTCCGGACTTTATCGGTGCGAGGTGTCCGGCGAGGCGCCCGCATTCAACACCGTATCCGAGTCGGAGACCATGACCGTTGTGG TGACTCCCAACCACGGACCAAAAATAACTGGTGGCCAGCCGCGCTACCAAATTGGAGACATCGTCCGGGTTAACTGCACCTCGTCGCCGTCCAAGCCCGTCTGTCACCTTAGCTGGCTTATTAATGGGGAGCCGGTGCAGAAGGCGCACCTTAGGCAGTACGACAAGGTGGTGGTGAATCGAGATGGGTTGGAGATGGCGCGCTTGGGTCTGGAGTTCCGGGTGCGGACTTTCCACTTCAAGAACGGCGACATGAAGCTGAAG TGCGTGGCCAAGATCAGCTCACTGTATCTGCAGAGCAACGAGGAGAGTGTGGAAAGCGATCGCCAGCATCGGGCTCCGGCATTGGAATCTCGGGAGACGGTAGCTGCCAAGTCCAGCACGATTG cTGCCGCCGGTTCAAAACTGACATCAAGTCTGATTTTATTTCTGCCCCCTGTtatcctgctgctgttgtttcaAAATTGGAACTGGCCCAGAAATAGTTAA
- the LOC120445830 gene encoding uncharacterized protein LOC120445830 isoform X2, with the protein METIGADDYTAAELRNWCEKLSMQKSGNKATLAARLNGVPPEARGVCPVIGELEGEIANNDLEHEIVGESAPEVDMESPRSMIEDAAAGVVPPSSEHCTNAESMNVHDDARPSTSTNHRDSELAREEHFPEVSTQFDAMQRQLRLLQLENEMLKLESARRHNAATSDQNSAATSGHNKATPLIRSSVAKPNQHKDATQDQEVAGGDARSEEAFVNKQTLLAMAKEMIPIFDGASNNKLNVSTWVAQLNAVSKMFKLSDDVIRMLVMSKLKDHAQIWLHSSERLLTLPVQELLFQLGEAFHGKERKIISRRKFQERKWKPSEDFSTYFKEKTLLATQIRIDDEELIDNIIEGIPDSLLRQQAHMHCFNSSAQMLHAFAKVSLRKPLLSPAGRVKVSFDKEPGSAPPKRCFNCNAVGHFAADCRKPKREYGACYACGSKDHLVYNCTERKFVSDNEYNA; encoded by the exons atgGAAACCATCGGTGCGGACGATTATACAGCAGCAGAACTGCGCAATTGGTGTGAAAAGCTCAGCATGCAGAAAAGCGGTAACAAGGCCACGCTTGCGGCGCGATTGAACGGTGTGCCCCCAGAAGCCCGAGGAGTTTGCCCGGTGATTGGCGAATTAGAAGGCGAAATCGCTAACAATGATTTGGAGCACGAAATCGTCGGAGAGTCAGCACCAGAGGTCGACATGGAAAGCCCAAGGAGCATGATCGAGGACGCCGCCGCTGGAGTGGTGCCGCCAAGCAGCGAACACTGCACCAATGCTGAAAGCATGAATGTTCATGACGACGCCCGGCCCTCAACATCTACCAATCATCGCGATTCGGAGTTGGCACGCGAGGAACATTTTCCAGAAGTTTCTACGCAGTTCGACGCCATGCAGCGTCAACTAAGGCTGCTCCAATTGGAAAACGAAATGTTGAAATTGGAATCTGCTCGACGCCATAACGCTGCCAC ATCGGATCAAAACAGCGCTGCCACATCGGGTCATAACAAGGCTACCCCACTAATTCGAAGCAGTGTTGCCAAACCAAATCAACACAAGGATGCCACTCAAGATCAAGAAGTCGCTGGCGGAGATGCCAGATCGGAGGAAGcatttgtaaataaacaaacattgcTAGCAATGGCCAAGGAAATGATTCCGATATTCGACGGTGCTTCTAACAACAAACTCAATGTTAGCACATGGGTCGCCCAGCTCAACGCGGtctcaaaaatgtttaagctaAGCGACGATGTAATTCGCATGCTAGTGATGTCCAAATTAAAGGACCATGCTCAAATTTGGTTGCACTCTTCGGAACGTTTGCTGACTTTGCCGGTTCAAGAACTTCTATTTCAACTTGGTGAAGCTTTCCACGGTAAGGAGAGAAAAATAATATCTCGACGCAAGTTTCAAGAGCGCAAGTGGAAACCGTCGGAAGATTTCTCCACATACTTCAAAGAAAAAACGCTGTTGGCTACACAGATTCGAATAGACGATGAGGAGCTAATCGACAACATCATTGAAGGGATTCCCGACTCCCTTCTACGACAACAGGCACACAtgcactgttttaattcgTCTGCGCAGATGTTGCACGCATTTGCCAAGGTCTCGTTACGTAAACCGCTACTTTCTCCGGCTGGACGTGTTAAGGTTTCGTTCGATAAGGAACCTGGTTCGGCGCCTCCAAAAAGGTGCTTCAATTGCAATGCTGTTGGGCATTTCGCCGCCGACTGCCGCAAGCCCAAGCGCGAGTATGGAGCCTGCTACGCATGTGGCAGTAAGGATCATCTGGTGTACAACTGCACTGAGAGGAAGTTCGTATCCGACAACGAATAT AATGCCTAA
- the LOC120445830 gene encoding uncharacterized protein LOC120445830 isoform X1 gives METIGADDYTAAELRNWCEKLSMQKSGNKATLAARLNGVPPEARGVCPVIGELEGEIANNDLEHEIVGESAPEVDMESPRSMIEDAAAGVVPPSSEHCTNAESMNVHDDARPSTSTNHRDSELAREEHFPEVSTQFDAMQRQLRLLQLENEMLKLESARRHNAATSDQNSAATSDQNSAATSDQNSAATSGHNKATPLIRSSVAKPNQHKDATQDQEVAGGDARSEEAFVNKQTLLAMAKEMIPIFDGASNNKLNVSTWVAQLNAVSKMFKLSDDVIRMLVMSKLKDHAQIWLHSSERLLTLPVQELLFQLGEAFHGKERKIISRRKFQERKWKPSEDFSTYFKEKTLLATQIRIDDEELIDNIIEGIPDSLLRQQAHMHCFNSSAQMLHAFAKVSLRKPLLSPAGRVKVSFDKEPGSAPPKRCFNCNAVGHFAADCRKPKREYGACYACGSKDHLVYNCTERKFVSDNEYNA, from the exons atgGAAACCATCGGTGCGGACGATTATACAGCAGCAGAACTGCGCAATTGGTGTGAAAAGCTCAGCATGCAGAAAAGCGGTAACAAGGCCACGCTTGCGGCGCGATTGAACGGTGTGCCCCCAGAAGCCCGAGGAGTTTGCCCGGTGATTGGCGAATTAGAAGGCGAAATCGCTAACAATGATTTGGAGCACGAAATCGTCGGAGAGTCAGCACCAGAGGTCGACATGGAAAGCCCAAGGAGCATGATCGAGGACGCCGCCGCTGGAGTGGTGCCGCCAAGCAGCGAACACTGCACCAATGCTGAAAGCATGAATGTTCATGACGACGCCCGGCCCTCAACATCTACCAATCATCGCGATTCGGAGTTGGCACGCGAGGAACATTTTCCAGAAGTTTCTACGCAGTTCGACGCCATGCAGCGTCAACTAAGGCTGCTCCAATTGGAAAACGAAATGTTGAAATTGGAATCTGCTCGACGCCATAACGCTGCCACATCGGATCAAAACAGCGCTGCCACATCGGATCAAAACAGCGCTGCCACATCGGATCAAAACAGCGCTGCCACATCGGGTCATAACAAGGCTACCCCACTAATTCGAAGCAGTGTTGCCAAACCAAATCAACACAAGGATGCCACTCAAGATCAAGAAGTCGCTGGCGGAGATGCCAGATCGGAGGAAGcatttgtaaataaacaaacattgcTAGCAATGGCCAAGGAAATGATTCCGATATTCGACGGTGCTTCTAACAACAAACTCAATGTTAGCACATGGGTCGCCCAGCTCAACGCGGtctcaaaaatgtttaagctaAGCGACGATGTAATTCGCATGCTAGTGATGTCCAAATTAAAGGACCATGCTCAAATTTGGTTGCACTCTTCGGAACGTTTGCTGACTTTGCCGGTTCAAGAACTTCTATTTCAACTTGGTGAAGCTTTCCACGGTAAGGAGAGAAAAATAATATCTCGACGCAAGTTTCAAGAGCGCAAGTGGAAACCGTCGGAAGATTTCTCCACATACTTCAAAGAAAAAACGCTGTTGGCTACACAGATTCGAATAGACGATGAGGAGCTAATCGACAACATCATTGAAGGGATTCCCGACTCCCTTCTACGACAACAGGCACACAtgcactgttttaattcgTCTGCGCAGATGTTGCACGCATTTGCCAAGGTCTCGTTACGTAAACCGCTACTTTCTCCGGCTGGACGTGTTAAGGTTTCGTTCGATAAGGAACCTGGTTCGGCGCCTCCAAAAAGGTGCTTCAATTGCAATGCTGTTGGGCATTTCGCCGCCGACTGCCGCAAGCCCAAGCGCGAGTATGGAGCCTGCTACGCATGTGGCAGTAAGGATCATCTGGTGTACAACTGCACTGAGAGGAAGTTCGTATCCGACAACGAATAT AATGCCTAA
- the LOC120446630 gene encoding unconventional myosin-XVIIIa: MSILQRTSLSVTSQEARNSTDFERASRLGSTILNFNRIAIKEQPEETPVTTEYSKDETKKLVKHLKRPKAQGVTKTMVGNKSRKVATKPRVAVPSHAILPSIKKREKSQASSKETSRRSSQKLYFLDRFSRNYLFDSPANRSSVMSMGSSTSVLSRNSTSSRRSRGRNSGNRHPKNKAGYWGRYRIYVLKPKKPKLAEIVQDTPTDFYNVQIQIVESLESLHSIHHQQHTISDSDSKKALTSIYSDSDSETESTVSEHGSDFQDTDYEEQSERLKFLKIFGSLPDISNLSASDNAENIELPKEKDKLIAVVQKEKDQRESDSFADLQVDTEYTENLDQKTHSLEIGSESVIETDNEIYNEIVDHESPDKDISEHLFGIRINSTIFDDSTSDLFNEVHMANVAVVEQFLTSLINDVVEYDERTSVRLRRLLDKEKMLEELSQLVIEYQYEIHRNQALEKITTDYYVRRKEFSLVSEEKQIDTVNRERLMSALVELDDRLQQIKLTEELSVKQINDLMEQEAAARALDDQILATLEAKVRETVCKEGFDRLTIVVNDLLKKMNKTRAETSAIREELLFVQHRLQALKTKSEKLENLGNGLRVLEYISNHAENNALSLKNKEKEIELKRFRDRKTYDLHAMAHLKNKKKMNEELLQNLKTKLKRLVQKKKHIRARHYQEMVRHERVKKKILKLKRDGCLMHYPDLLLDYDATVNHVRSKQLVVRKLRLEHIRLEEKISEVDTHIQTLHTSLRTKLSLASVSLKRLSNKSQVRIRR; this comes from the exons ATGAGTATACTTCAAAGAACCTCACTTTCAGTGACATCGCAAGAAGCGAGAAACTCCACAGACTTTGAACGAGCATCGAGGTTAGGATCaactatattaaattttaatagaaTTGCTATAAAGGAACAGCCCGAAGAGACCCCAGTAACAACAGAATACTCCAAAGATGAAACCAAAAAACTTGTAAAGCACCTTAAAAGACCAAAGGCGCAAGGCGTTACAAAGACTATGGTTGGAAATAAGTCACGTAAAGTGGCCACAAAGCCCCGAGTGGCGGTTCCATCCCATGCCATTTTACCATCTAttaaaaagagagaaaaatctCAGGCAAGCTCTAAAGAAACGTCACGGAGATCAAGtcaaaaattgtatttccTTGATCGTTTCTCTAGAAATTACCTTTTCGATTCTCCTGCAAATCGGTCTAGTGTCATGTCTATGGGATCGAGCACCTCCGTTTTATCTAGAAATTCCACAAGTTCGCGGAGATCTAGAGGCAGGAATAGCGGAAATAGGCATCCCAAAAACAAAGCTGGATACTGGGGTCGTTATAGAATATATGTTTTAAAACCTAAGAAGCCAAAACTAGCTGAAATAGTACAGGACACCCCGACAGATTTCTATAATGTGCAGATACAGATCGTCGAATCATTAGAATCCTTACATTCAATACATCACCAGCAACACACTATTTCGGATTCTGATTCAAAAAAAGCGTTAACTAGTATTTATTCGGATTCTGATTCCGAAACAGAGTCAACTGTATCGGAACACGGAAGTGACTTTCAAGATACAGATTATGAGGAACAATCTGAAAGACttaagtttttgaaaatatttggtaGTCTACCTGATATTAGCAACCTCTCTGCTAGTGACAATGCTGAGAATATAGAGTTGCCCAAAGAGAAGGACAAATTAATTGCAGTCGTCCAGAAAGAAAAAGATCAGCGAGAATCGGACTCATTTGCGGATCTCCAAGTGGATACTGAGTACACCGAAAATCTAGACCAGAAAACACATAGTCTAGAGATCGGTAGCGAATCTGTAATCGAAACTGATAATGAAATCTATAATGAGATTGTGGATCATGAAAGCCCAGATAAGGATATTAGTGAACATTTATTTGGCATCCGGATCAATTCAACGATCTTCGACGATTCCACATCGGATCTGTTTAACGAGGTTCATATGGCAAATGTTGCGGTGGTTGAGCAGTTCCTAACCTCATTAATAAATGATGTGGTTGAGTATGATGAAAGAACTTCCGTCCGCTTGAGACGACTGCTGGACAAAGAAAAgatgctggaggagctgtCTCAGTTGGTAATCGAATACCAATATGAAATACATCGCAATCAGGCTCTCGAGAAGATCACCACAGATTACTATGTAAGGCGTAAGGAGTTTTCCTTGGTTAGCGAGGAAAAGCAAATCGACACGGTAAACCGCGAAAGGCTGATGTCTGCTCTGGTAGAATTGGATGATCGTTTGCAGCAAATTAAGCTGACTGAAGAGTTAAGTGTTAAACAAATCAACGATTTGATGGAGCAGGAGGCAGCAGCCCGCGCCCTGGATGACCAGATATTAGCCACACTTGAAGCAAAGGTCAGGGAAACAGTCTGCAAAGAGGGATTCGATCGCTTAACGATTGTAGTGAATGACCTcctaaaaaaaatgaacaagaCCCGCGCTGAGACATCCGCCATACGAGAGGAATTGCTTTTTGTTCAGCATCGCTTGCAGGCCTTAAAAACC AAATCGGAAAAATTGGAAAATCTTGGCAATGGCCTCCGCGTCCTTGAATATATTTCTAATCATGCCGAAAATAATGCTCTGAGTCTTAAAAATAAGG AAAAGGAAATAGAACTTAAGCGTTTTCGCGACCGCAAAACCTATGATCTTCATGCGATGGCCCATTTgaagaacaagaagaaaaTGAACGAGGAGCTGCTTCAAAATTTAAAGACGAAGCTAAAAAGACTGGtgcagaagaagaagcacaTCAGAGCCCGTCATTACCAGGAAATGGTGAGACACGAGCGGGTGAAGAAGAAGATACTCAAGCTGAAGAGGGACGGCTGTTTGATGCATTATCCGGATTTGTTGCTGGACTACGATGCAACCGTGAATCATGTGAGGAGCAAGCAATTGGTAGTCAGGAAGCTCCGGCTGGAACACATTCGCCTGGAGGAGAAGATCTCAGAGGTGGACACCCATATCCAAACTTTGCACACTTCGCTCAGAACGAAACTGAGTCTTGCCTCCGTCTCCTTAAAACGGCTGAGCAACAAGAGCCAAGTCCGAATAAGAAGGTAG